Proteins encoded together in one Bos indicus x Bos taurus breed Angus x Brahman F1 hybrid chromosome 28, Bos_hybrid_MaternalHap_v2.0, whole genome shotgun sequence window:
- the FAM170B gene encoding protein FAM170B: MKQRFTDRRGEQSPTDQATLSLASPESTEESVQARRTGPVKREQLSPPPGPAIPHAENVYFSGKGRGMLSWSSSPSSQSSSEYQSYSQYQSCHSCTYGDQDAAQQSMCAFYTHVKTVQGVAVAWETDSGFEPVTRQPRIREAEFIRRQRRKGSSFEMASNTDLRWELEASKNNTSSEPEDAELLAPLECCLQELRDTPDWLVTTNCGLRCVACCRVFPTLEALLEHAQYGIQEGFSCQIFFEEMLERRRARDQGQEQEPEEEQESASDSSKGPRPRVTVPSSQSQSQKH; encoded by the exons ATGAAGCAGCGCTTCACAGACCGAAGGGGAGAACAGTCGCCCACGGACCAGGCCACCCTCAGCCTGGCCAGCCCGGAGTCCACGGAGGAGAGCGTACAAGCGCGCCGGACAG GGCCTGTGAAGAGAGAACAGCTGTCTCCACCACCAGGCCCAGCCATCCCGCACGCGGAGAACGTCTACTTCTCGGGCAAGGGTCGGGGGATGTTGAGCTGGAGCAGCTCGCCGTCATCCCAGTCATCCTCGGAGTACCAGTCCTATTCCCAGTACCAGTCTTGCCATTCCTGCACTTATGGGGACCAGGACGCTGCCCAGCAGAGCATGTGTGCCTTCTACACCCACGTGAAGACCGTGCAGGGTGTGGCCGTGGCCTGGGAGACCGACAGTGGCTTCGAGCCCGTCACCCGACAGCCCCGCATCCGCGAAGCCGAGTTCATCAGGAGGCAGAGGCGGAAAGGCTCCTCCTTTGAGATGGCTTCCAATACGGACCTGCGCTGGGAACTGGAAGCCAGCAAGAACAACACCAGCTCAGAGCCAGAGGACGCGGAGCTGCTGGCGCCCCTGGAGTGCTGCCTGCAGGAGCTGCGGGACACCCCGGACTGGCTGGTCACCACCAACTGCGGGCTGCGGTGCGTGGCCTGCTGCCgggtcttccccaccctggaGGCACTGCTGGAGCACGCCCAGTATGGCATCCAGGAGGGCTTCAGCTGCCAGATCTTTTTCGAGGAGATGCTGGAGAGAAGGAGGGCCCGGGACCAAGGGCAGGAACAAGAGCCAGAGGAGGAGCAAGAGAGCGCTTCGGACAGCAGCAAAGGTCCAAGGCCCCGCGTCACGGTGCCTTCGTCACAGTCACAGTCGCAGAAGCATTGA